A stretch of the Capsicum annuum cultivar UCD-10X-F1 chromosome 10, UCD10Xv1.1, whole genome shotgun sequence genome encodes the following:
- the LOC107845154 gene encoding vestitone reductase-like → MENINKGIICVTGGTGYVASWLIMRLLQSGYFVNTTINNNLDQGASNFLMKLPNASQKLKIFNTNPENCESFYPAIEGCNGVIIGHSVDFEDKYDEEPKIERSIEGILEILKACLETKTIERVVYTSSDATLCFNKEWPDVVDESWWSDVDFIRKLGPSGPFYCISKRFIEKAALDFAGKNGLDFVCVNHAWVFGPFVTPQCPLLVSRHLPMILKGNWTNIEYDSGVIPFVHVDDVARAHIFLLECPKVKGRYICSRVELTAHELSQFLRATYPQYKIPTFDCLKVATKPFKFPRLSSKKLLDAGFKYEYDLEDMYDGAIASCKQVGLL, encoded by the exons atggagAATATTAATAAGGGAATTATATGTGTAACTGGTGGAACAGGTTATGTAGCATCATGGTTAATAATGAGGCTCCTTCAATCAGGCTATTTTGTCAATACCACTATTAATAATAATTTGGATCAAG GAGCAAGTAATTTCTTGATGAAATTACCAAATGCgtcccaaaaactcaaaattttcaacACAAATCCTGAGAATTGTGAAAGCTTTTATCCAGCAATTGAAGGATGCAATGGTGTCATTATTGGTCATTCGGTCGATTTCGAAGATAAATACGATGAGGAACCGAAAATTGAGCGATCCATCGAGGGTATTTTAGAGATTTTGAAGGCATGTTTGGAGACGAAAACCATAGAACGTGTTGTATATACTTCGAGTGATGCTACCCTTTGTTTTAATAAAGAGTGGCCTGATGTAGTAGATGAAAGTTGGTGGAGTGATGTGGATTTTATCAGAAAGCTGGGACCTTCGGGGCCTTTTTACTGTATAAGTAAGAGGTTCATCGAGAAAGCAGCGTTAGATTTTGCAggcaaaaatggtttggattttGTGTGTGTGAATCATGCTTGGGTTTTCGGTCCTTTTGTTACTCCTCAATGTCCTCTACTTGTTTCTCGACACCTGCCTATGATTCTGAAAGGTAATTGGACGAATATTGAGTATGATTCTGGCGTTATCCCATTCGTACACGTGGATGATGTAGCTCGAGCTCATATATTCCTTTTGGAATGTCCAAAAGTTAAAGGCAGGTACATTTGTTCGCGTGTAGAGTTAACTGCACATGAATTGTCTCAGTTTTTAAGAGCTACATATCCTCAATACAAAATTCCAACTTTTGA CTGTTTGAAGGTCGCGACGAAACCATTCAAATTTCCTCGTCTTTCTTCTAAGAAACTATTGGACGCTGGATTCAAATACGAGTACGATCTTGaagatatgtatgatggagcaatTGCTTCATGCAAACAAGTTGGTCTACTCTAG